In Oceanobacillus sp. FSL K6-2867, one DNA window encodes the following:
- a CDS encoding GapA-binding peptide SR1P: protein MRHIVCQKCGKTIEYIECEKVDTLYGKCPDCHTDKKS from the coding sequence ATGAGACACATCGTTTGTCAGAAGTGCGGAAAAACTATAGAGTATATTGAGTGCGAAAAAGTGGATACGCTATACGGTAAATGTCCAGACTGTCATACTGATAAAAAATCTTAA
- a CDS encoding helix-turn-helix transcriptional regulator, with protein sequence MKTTLNFFPAQPEIEYKMDNYVERKPIGNSIIHENIALFYQFKTKKESSNSFSLIPDGSIDLLFCCSEKKPSIFLWTSPNQRSERLDLLEDCDYFGVRFFPEQRILDLKYSMRELLGKTIPLYDVVSVDTSLLEQISYGENFEERIRLFEKFSEKFYFKTEYQDLIDYSVKKIYSNGGNLNIKQLSMDIGYSDRYLRKKFEESIGFTPKQFSEMVRFQNSLAAMMINHNNYNPLDIVYENGYHDQAHFIKGFKKFADLTPTQFMYNLF encoded by the coding sequence ATGAAGACTACTCTTAATTTTTTTCCTGCCCAACCTGAAATTGAATATAAAATGGATAATTATGTAGAAAGAAAACCAATTGGAAACTCAATTATTCACGAAAACATCGCACTATTTTACCAATTCAAAACTAAAAAAGAGTCTTCTAACTCTTTCTCACTTATTCCTGACGGTTCTATTGATTTACTGTTTTGCTGTTCTGAAAAAAAACCATCCATATTCCTTTGGACAAGTCCAAATCAAAGAAGTGAAAGATTAGATCTCTTAGAGGACTGCGATTACTTTGGTGTCAGGTTTTTTCCAGAACAGAGAATACTGGACCTAAAATATTCAATGAGAGAACTCTTAGGCAAAACAATCCCCTTATACGATGTAGTGTCTGTAGATACTTCTCTTTTAGAGCAAATATCATACGGGGAAAATTTTGAAGAAAGAATTCGTTTATTTGAAAAATTTTCGGAAAAGTTTTATTTTAAAACGGAATATCAAGACTTAATCGATTACTCCGTTAAAAAGATTTATTCCAATGGAGGTAATCTGAATATTAAACAGCTATCAATGGATATAGGATATTCAGACCGATATCTGCGTAAAAAGTTTGAAGAATCCATTGGTTTTACACCAAAACAGTTTTCTGAAATGGTCAGATTTCAAAATTCTTTAGCGGCAATGATGATTAATCACAATAATTATAATCCGTTAGACATTGTGTATGAGAACGGTTACCATGATCAAGCCCATTTTATTAAGGGCTTTAAAAAATTCGCTGATTTAACCCCTACTCAGTTTATGTATAACCTATTTTAG
- a CDS encoding winged helix-turn-helix transcriptional regulator: protein MSRINLKTLNCEKELTLAIIGGKWKMLIMWHLGKEGTKRFGELKALIPGITQRMLVSQLRELEEDLIIHREVYPVVPPKVEYSLTRKGESLMPILESMYDWGKDYMENVLKIELTNTE from the coding sequence ATGAGTCGTATTAATCTAAAAACCCTTAATTGCGAAAAGGAACTTACACTTGCAATTATCGGTGGTAAATGGAAAATGCTGATTATGTGGCATTTAGGAAAAGAAGGAACTAAGCGATTTGGTGAACTTAAAGCTTTAATCCCAGGAATTACACAACGAATGCTCGTTAGTCAACTAAGAGAACTAGAAGAAGACCTAATTATTCACCGTGAGGTCTATCCAGTTGTCCCCCCAAAAGTGGAGTATTCATTAACTCGTAAAGGTGAAAGCCTGATGCCCATTCTTGAATCTATGTATGACTGGGGAAAAGACTACATGGAAAATGTTCTGAAAATTGAACTGACAAATACTGAATGA
- a CDS encoding metal-sensitive transcriptional regulator encodes MGKFLHDHTLAPRTNPEKQAIINRLKRIEGQVRGIQKMVDEDRYCVDILVQISAINAALKKVGFSMVERHAKHCVADAIQDREGDAAIEELLDVMKQLSR; translated from the coding sequence ATGGGGAAATTCTTACATGATCACACATTAGCACCACGCACTAACCCGGAAAAGCAAGCTATCATCAATCGTTTAAAGAGAATAGAAGGACAGGTACGCGGAATACAAAAAATGGTTGATGAAGATCGTTACTGTGTAGATATACTGGTGCAAATAAGTGCAATCAATGCTGCTTTAAAGAAGGTTGGCTTTTCTATGGTAGAAAGGCATGCAAAGCATTGTGTAGCAGATGCCATCCAAGATCGCGAAGGGGATGCAGCAATTGAGGAACTTCTGGACGTAATGAAGCAATTATCCCGGTAA
- a CDS encoding carbon starvation CstA family protein produces MYTFLAGIALLIIGYFTYGKFIEKLFGVKDERPTPAYVNSDGVDYIPMSTPKNSLIQLLNIAGTGPVFGPIMGALYGPAAFIWIVVGCIFAGAVHDYLTGMISIRNRGAHLPELASKFLGKVMKHVVNGFAVLLLLLVGTVFVSTPASLLHLLTDGSVALWIFIAAIFAYYIIATLLPVDKIIGRLYPYFGALLLISAFGVGVGLVATNAPIPELSFQNFHPEGAAIFPLLFFTISCGALSGFHATQTPIISRTTKREKEGRKIFYGMMIAEGVIAMIWAAAAMSMFSGYNGLNEILAAGGPGAIVSESSTILLGAIGGTLAVLGVVILPITSGDTAFRSARMIIADYLNIAQKKFSSRMWIALPLFTVSAVLTQIDFNILWRYFNWANQSTAVIALFVGSMYLYIARKNYFVSLIPGTFMLVMVITYILSQPIGFNLPMNISWAGGFIGSAIIVVLFFKAAKKARANNIPLEIDVSGWKKAS; encoded by the coding sequence ATGTATACATTTCTTGCAGGTATCGCACTTTTAATAATTGGTTATTTTACGTATGGGAAGTTCATTGAAAAGCTCTTCGGGGTAAAAGACGAGCGTCCAACTCCTGCTTATGTGAATAGTGATGGTGTGGACTATATTCCGATGAGCACACCAAAGAATTCACTGATACAGCTTTTGAATATTGCTGGGACAGGACCCGTATTTGGGCCAATCATGGGTGCACTTTATGGGCCAGCAGCATTTATTTGGATAGTTGTCGGCTGTATTTTCGCAGGCGCGGTTCATGATTATTTAACAGGTATGATATCTATTCGAAACCGAGGTGCTCATTTACCAGAGCTTGCCAGTAAGTTTCTCGGAAAGGTTATGAAGCACGTGGTAAATGGGTTTGCTGTGCTGCTTCTACTATTAGTTGGTACGGTGTTTGTTTCCACACCAGCCAGTTTGCTCCATCTGCTGACAGACGGAAGCGTAGCATTATGGATCTTTATTGCGGCTATTTTTGCATATTATATTATCGCTACCCTGCTCCCAGTAGATAAAATAATCGGGCGCTTATACCCGTATTTCGGTGCCTTGCTGTTAATTAGTGCGTTTGGCGTTGGGGTTGGTTTAGTTGCTACAAATGCTCCAATTCCAGAGCTCTCCTTCCAGAACTTCCATCCAGAAGGCGCAGCTATTTTCCCATTGCTGTTTTTTACTATTTCCTGTGGTGCGCTGTCTGGATTCCATGCAACACAAACACCAATCATTTCCCGCACAACAAAAAGGGAAAAAGAAGGCCGCAAAATTTTCTATGGCATGATGATTGCAGAAGGAGTCATCGCAATGATTTGGGCTGCTGCGGCAATGAGTATGTTCAGTGGCTATAACGGTTTGAATGAAATTCTTGCAGCTGGTGGACCTGGAGCCATTGTAAGCGAGTCTTCTACTATTCTATTAGGAGCAATTGGTGGAACACTTGCTGTACTCGGTGTTGTCATACTGCCAATCACTTCCGGGGATACAGCATTCCGAAGTGCGCGGATGATTATAGCAGATTACTTAAATATTGCACAGAAAAAGTTTTCCAGCCGTATGTGGATTGCTTTGCCACTTTTCACTGTTTCCGCCGTATTAACGCAAATCGATTTTAATATCTTATGGCGGTATTTTAACTGGGCAAACCAGTCAACAGCGGTAATTGCCCTATTTGTTGGATCAATGTATTTATATATTGCTCGTAAAAATTACTTCGTTTCACTCATTCCTGGCACATTTATGCTTGTGATGGTAATTACCTATATTTTATCGCAGCCAATAGGATTTAATTTGCCAATGAATATTTCATGGGCTGGCGGTTTTATCGGGTCAGCAATTATTGTCGTCCTGTTCTTTAAGGCTGCCAAGAAAGCAAGAGCAAACAATATCCCGCTGGAAATTGACGTTTCAGGCTGGAAGAAGGCTTCTTAG
- a CDS encoding LytTR family DNA-binding domain-containing protein, whose translation MDQLIRVLIVDDEPYNRKELKHLLSDFPQVNLIEEAESGEAAIMKTIQHQPDVVFLDVEMPKMNGMETAKAIKGLKKPPLIVFATAYPQFAAEAFRYDAVDYLLKPYDEEQLQETIERLEKNLKPATDTDTAKLTGKLAVEAEGDIFYVEPEDILYMSRSDKRTKLITKNGEFETKIALKDLENRLLAYGFFRIHKSFLINLEYVSRLTPWFNGAYHLQLEGSDDTLSVSRNYVKALRSRLEI comes from the coding sequence ATGGATCAGTTAATCCGGGTACTTATCGTTGATGATGAACCATACAACCGAAAAGAACTGAAGCATTTATTAAGTGACTTTCCCCAGGTAAACCTGATTGAAGAAGCGGAATCCGGGGAAGCCGCTATTATGAAGACGATTCAGCATCAGCCGGATGTCGTCTTTCTTGATGTGGAAATGCCAAAAATGAATGGTATGGAGACAGCTAAAGCAATCAAGGGACTCAAAAAGCCACCCTTGATCGTCTTTGCTACTGCATATCCACAGTTTGCAGCCGAAGCCTTTCGCTATGATGCTGTGGACTATTTGCTTAAGCCCTATGATGAAGAGCAATTGCAGGAAACAATTGAACGGTTAGAAAAAAATCTCAAGCCAGCAACTGACACTGACACAGCAAAGTTAACCGGAAAACTTGCTGTAGAAGCAGAAGGAGATATTTTCTATGTTGAACCAGAAGATATTTTATATATGTCTAGAAGCGATAAGCGAACCAAGCTCATTACCAAGAATGGCGAATTTGAAACTAAGATCGCCCTTAAGGATTTAGAAAACAGACTGCTGGCCTATGGTTTTTTTCGAATTCATAAGAGCTTCTTAATCAACTTAGAGTATGTCAGCCGCTTAACTCCGTGGTTTAACGGGGCTTACCACCTACAATTAGAAGGCAGTGACGACACTCTATCAGTGAGCAGAAATTATGTAAAAGCATTGCGCAGTCGATTAGAAATTTAG
- a CDS encoding sensor histidine kinase — protein sequence MFELLVTLIERVGIIVTIAFILTRFHFFWNMFYQDQLNRKQQLTAIIFFGSFGIIGTYTGLSLSTESLQFNRWATDLTTEEAIANSRVIGIVIAGLLGGPKVGIGAGLIAGLHRFTLGGFTAIACGAATIIAGILSSLFHKKNKRISLRSSFLIGALAETIQMLIIVLVARPVEQAWALVNIIGVPMIIANGLGTVLVLLVIKSVLSEEEKASALQAQKTLRIADKTLAHLQSGLHINSADEVCRIIHNELKTSAVSITNKTEILAHVGLGHDHHQKEKPIQTQITLDAIKRGEILIANPDSIHCSVEGCPLGAAVIAPLKQRGETIGTLKFYFQSENDLSNVNIELITGLSSMMSHQLEVAQADRAYQLAKEAEIKALQAQISPHFLFNTLNTIVSLIRLDPAKARKMLVSLSHFLRQNLSATTQEVTTLEQELRHVKAYLSLNTERFHNKLTVSYTVDEDILSYQIPPLTLQPIVENAITHGFKDKESDCNLEIVMEMQQESIYVSVEDNGKGMNNAAAAKIHQAPTDSENGNGLALYNVNRRLSMMFGEHAALHVTSTIGSGTKIYFALPYEEVQKQWIS from the coding sequence ATGTTCGAACTATTGGTTACTTTGATAGAACGCGTTGGAATTATTGTAACAATCGCCTTTATTTTAACGAGATTTCATTTTTTCTGGAACATGTTTTATCAAGACCAGCTCAACCGGAAGCAACAGCTTACTGCGATTATTTTCTTTGGCTCCTTTGGGATTATTGGTACCTATACAGGATTGAGCTTAAGCACAGAAAGCCTTCAATTTAACCGCTGGGCAACTGATTTGACGACAGAGGAAGCAATCGCCAACTCCAGAGTAATTGGTATTGTAATCGCTGGTCTGCTCGGCGGCCCTAAGGTCGGGATTGGCGCAGGGCTAATTGCTGGACTTCATCGCTTTACATTAGGTGGTTTTACAGCCATTGCCTGTGGAGCAGCTACCATCATCGCAGGCATTCTCTCTAGTCTTTTTCATAAAAAAAATAAGCGCATAAGTCTGCGCAGCTCCTTTCTGATCGGTGCACTAGCAGAAACGATTCAAATGCTTATCATTGTCCTTGTCGCACGTCCTGTGGAGCAAGCATGGGCTTTAGTGAATATAATCGGTGTTCCAATGATCATAGCGAATGGGCTGGGCACTGTGCTCGTTCTTTTAGTTATCAAAAGTGTTCTCAGTGAGGAGGAAAAAGCTAGTGCTCTACAAGCTCAGAAAACTTTACGCATTGCAGATAAAACACTTGCACACCTGCAAAGCGGGCTCCACATCAATTCTGCGGATGAGGTCTGCCGTATTATTCATAACGAACTGAAAACAAGTGCTGTTTCCATAACAAATAAAACCGAAATTCTTGCACATGTCGGTCTTGGACATGATCATCATCAAAAAGAAAAGCCCATTCAGACACAGATTACCCTTGATGCGATTAAACGCGGTGAGATTCTTATTGCTAATCCGGATTCAATTCATTGTTCGGTGGAAGGCTGTCCACTTGGAGCCGCCGTAATTGCACCGTTAAAGCAGCGCGGTGAAACAATTGGCACGTTAAAATTTTACTTCCAGTCTGAAAATGATCTTTCGAATGTGAATATTGAACTCATTACCGGATTAAGCTCGATGATGAGTCACCAGCTTGAAGTGGCACAGGCAGATCGGGCATATCAATTAGCCAAAGAAGCTGAAATAAAAGCACTGCAAGCACAAATTAGCCCGCATTTTTTATTTAATACGTTAAACACAATTGTGTCACTGATTCGTCTTGATCCAGCTAAGGCTCGGAAAATGCTTGTTTCATTATCGCATTTTTTGCGGCAAAATTTATCTGCTACAACCCAGGAAGTGACGACACTGGAACAGGAACTGAGGCACGTCAAAGCTTATTTATCATTAAATACAGAACGTTTTCACAATAAATTAACAGTGAGTTATACGGTCGACGAGGATATACTTTCATATCAAATTCCCCCGCTTACACTCCAGCCAATTGTTGAGAATGCAATCACCCATGGATTTAAAGATAAAGAAAGTGATTGTAATCTGGAGATTGTGATGGAAATGCAGCAGGAAAGCATCTATGTCAGCGTCGAGGATAACGGAAAGGGAATGAACAATGCTGCAGCAGCCAAGATACATCAAGCACCCACTGACTCTGAAAACGGAAATGGCTTAGCACTTTATAATGTTAATCGCAGGCTGAGTATGATGTTTGGCGAGCACGCAGCACTTCACGTAACAAGCACTATCGGCAGCGGTACGAAAATTTATTTTGCGCTGCCGTATGAGGAGGTACAGAAACAATGGATCAGTTAA
- a CDS encoding YitT family protein → MKKNIMVIAGSLLVAIAFNFFLVPFEILSSGVSGISILLGLLTPFDTGVFNLVLNIPILILGYYKLGKEITINTLVCVVTLSIFLYVLPVISLTDNILLSAIFGGVLGGIGIGVVMKFSATSGGFDIIAMIISRTSNFSVGLLLTGMNGVIVLFSGMIFDWNIALYTLLSIYLTGRMIDKIHTSHIKLTMQIVTTKGEAIRQELLKSIYRGITITDGYGGYTNESKQILMMVVTRYETLKIKEIVRSHDEKAFINVFETVEIDGEFARN, encoded by the coding sequence ATGAAAAAAAATATAATGGTAATCGCTGGATCCCTGCTGGTGGCAATAGCCTTTAACTTTTTCCTTGTGCCATTTGAAATTTTGAGCAGCGGTGTTAGCGGAATTTCCATTTTACTTGGGTTGCTCACACCATTTGATACGGGAGTGTTTAATCTTGTTTTGAATATCCCAATTCTTATCCTCGGCTATTATAAACTTGGAAAGGAAATTACCATAAATACGCTCGTTTGCGTTGTAACACTATCCATCTTCTTATACGTATTACCCGTCATAAGTCTGACAGATAATATTTTGCTATCTGCCATTTTCGGAGGTGTGCTTGGCGGTATTGGGATTGGTGTCGTTATGAAATTCTCCGCCACGTCGGGGGGGTTCGATATTATCGCAATGATTATTTCACGAACCAGTAATTTCAGTGTAGGATTACTGCTTACTGGAATGAACGGCGTTATAGTCCTTTTTTCCGGTATGATTTTCGATTGGAACATTGCATTATATACACTGCTATCGATTTATTTAACCGGCAGAATGATTGATAAAATTCACACGAGTCATATTAAATTAACGATGCAGATTGTTACTACTAAGGGTGAAGCAATACGCCAGGAATTACTGAAATCCATTTACCGAGGCATTACGATTACGGATGGGTATGGCGGCTACACCAACGAGTCAAAGCAAATTTTGATGATGGTCGTTACCCGCTATGAAACCTTAAAAATTAAAGAGATTGTACGATCACATGATGAAAAGGCCTTTATTAACGTATTTGAAACTGTTGAGATTGATGGTGAATTTGCGAGGAATTGA
- a CDS encoding YesK family protein — translation MEGFRGFIIMILIFIIVILLIALLFKEKKLLVPIIINILSVVLVVISLMFGGWEGMGLGFVSLSIYLASIIVFLIIGFRYLLNK, via the coding sequence ATGGAGGGTTTTCGTGGTTTCATTATAATGATACTTATTTTCATAATTGTCATTTTACTTATTGCGTTACTTTTTAAAGAGAAAAAGCTGCTGGTTCCGATTATAATCAATATTTTAAGTGTCGTACTCGTTGTGATCAGCTTGATGTTTGGGGGATGGGAAGGAATGGGGCTGGGCTTTGTCAGCCTTTCTATCTATTTAGCTTCCATTATTGTTTTCCTAATAATCGGGTTTCGCTATCTTTTAAACAAATGA
- a CDS encoding ABC transporter permease — translation MSINHLIYRNLKKNLKNYYLYVFALIFSVALYFAFVTLQFDPEMDAVEGSIKGAAGIRTASIVLVGIVTIFLLYANTIFIKRRSKEIGLFQLIGMTKGKIFQILTLENLILYFGSLAIGIFIGFAASKFIMMILLNVIGIEQVADLHFSTEALIQTLLVFAAIYFCIMIMNLLFIKRQSILALFRVRSSTEARAKKMSAFEMIVGIIGIGLIILGYFVSTKLFSGDFVTFPQLIIAMVSILASVIIGTYLFYKGSVSFILHLIRKSKGGYLNLNDVLSLSSIMFRMKSNALLLTIITTVSALAIGLLSLSYISYYSAEKSAEQSVPAHFSIGAAEKAEAFKAALDTEKIAYEETKIDVVQVDVDVSQIMETDFSESEMVTDPNKMTLSVVSEDAIEGIDVSSEEVIFTGYSGVLQQFISLKESGEVSFITPNEEIKQDFLGLREGNILSYNFTAGGLPTAIVDNATLKRLVQDVDPEIQNQPPVYIGIDIENLSEVAEANDIFQSLITDDDGMSLSRLSLFQSQKSAMGLIMFIVGFLGLAFLITSGCILYFKQMDESEEEKANYTILRKLGFTQGDLLRGIWRKQLFNFGIPLIIGLSHSYFAVKSGWFFFGTELLTPMIIVMLIYTALYSIFGILSVLYYKRVIRESL, via the coding sequence ATGAGCATTAATCACTTGATCTACCGAAACCTAAAGAAAAACCTGAAAAACTACTATCTCTATGTATTCGCCTTAATCTTTAGTGTCGCGCTTTATTTCGCGTTTGTTACCCTGCAGTTTGACCCGGAAATGGATGCGGTTGAAGGATCGATTAAAGGAGCTGCTGGAATTCGAACAGCTTCCATCGTTCTTGTCGGTATTGTTACGATTTTTCTATTATACGCAAATACGATTTTTATTAAACGACGAAGTAAGGAAATTGGATTATTTCAATTGATTGGTATGACAAAGGGGAAAATCTTTCAAATTCTTACGCTTGAAAATCTCATCTTATACTTTGGTTCACTTGCCATCGGGATTTTCATTGGCTTTGCTGCTTCGAAGTTTATTATGATGATTTTGTTAAACGTTATTGGCATTGAGCAAGTAGCAGATTTACATTTTTCAACCGAGGCCTTAATCCAAACATTACTGGTCTTTGCAGCGATTTACTTTTGCATTATGATTATGAACTTACTATTTATCAAAAGACAGAGCATTCTAGCCTTATTCCGCGTTCGCTCATCAACAGAAGCGAGGGCTAAAAAAATGTCAGCCTTTGAAATGATTGTTGGTATTATTGGAATTGGACTTATTATTCTTGGCTACTTTGTCTCAACGAAGCTATTCAGCGGCGACTTTGTCACATTTCCACAGTTAATCATTGCGATGGTAAGCATCCTAGCCTCTGTCATTATTGGAACATATTTATTTTATAAAGGGAGCGTTAGCTTTATCCTTCATCTCATTCGAAAAAGTAAGGGCGGCTATTTAAATCTGAACGATGTTCTATCCCTTTCATCGATTATGTTTCGAATGAAGTCGAATGCATTGCTTTTAACTATCATCACTACGGTGTCTGCCCTGGCGATTGGATTATTATCATTAAGCTATATCTCCTATTATTCAGCAGAAAAATCAGCAGAACAAAGTGTGCCAGCACATTTTTCGATAGGAGCTGCAGAAAAAGCAGAAGCATTTAAGGCTGCATTAGATACAGAGAAAATCGCTTATGAAGAAACGAAAATTGACGTCGTTCAAGTTGATGTGGATGTTTCACAAATCATGGAGACAGATTTCAGTGAATCAGAAATGGTAACCGACCCAAATAAGATGACCTTATCTGTAGTCAGCGAGGATGCTATTGAAGGGATTGATGTATCTTCTGAAGAAGTTATTTTTACTGGTTACAGTGGGGTTCTCCAGCAGTTTATTTCATTGAAAGAATCTGGCGAGGTATCCTTCATAACTCCTAACGAAGAAATCAAGCAAGATTTTCTAGGCTTACGTGAAGGAAACATCCTTTCCTATAATTTTACCGCTGGTGGTTTACCAACGGCTATTGTTGATAACGCAACACTCAAAAGATTAGTACAAGACGTAGATCCGGAAATTCAAAATCAGCCACCAGTCTATATTGGAATTGATATTGAAAATCTATCCGAAGTAGCAGAAGCTAATGATATCTTCCAATCGTTAATCACAGACGATGATGGCATGAGCCTTTCCCGGCTATCCTTATTCCAAAGCCAAAAAAGTGCAATGGGGCTCATTATGTTTATCGTTGGATTTCTGGGCTTAGCCTTTCTCATCACCTCTGGCTGTATTCTATACTTCAAGCAGATGGATGAGAGTGAAGAAGAAAAGGCTAATTATACAATCCTAAGAAAACTAGGTTTTACACAAGGTGACTTATTACGAGGTATATGGCGAAAGCAGCTCTTTAACTTTGGTATTCCATTAATAATCGGATTAAGCCACAGCTATTTCGCCGTTAAATCTGGCTGGTTCTTTTTCGGTACAGAATTGTTGACACCGATGATTATCGTCATGCTCATCTATACGGCACTGTATTCTATTTTCGGCATATTGTCGGTACTGTATTATAAGCGGGTGATTAGAGAATCCCTCTAG
- a CDS encoding ABC transporter ATP-binding protein — translation MHILQATKIHKSYGNKFNKQEVLKGIDMAVEKGEFVSIMGASGSGKTTLLNVLSSIDEVSQGSIKIENTDFTRMREKQLAEFRKQHLGFIFQEYNLLDTLTVKENILLPLSIKKTPKKEADRKFQTLAAELGIAELKDKYPNEISGGQKQRTSAARAFIHEPSIIFADEPTGALDSKAASDLLNKLSDLNEKLRSTIIMVTHDPVAASYSSRVIFIKDGQIYTQLNKGDETRQTFFKDIMKTQSVLGGVHHEH, via the coding sequence ATGCATATTCTGCAAGCAACTAAAATCCATAAAAGCTATGGAAATAAATTCAATAAACAAGAAGTGCTAAAAGGCATCGATATGGCCGTAGAGAAAGGTGAATTTGTTAGTATTATGGGAGCGTCTGGTTCCGGTAAAACGACCTTGCTCAATGTATTATCCTCCATCGACGAAGTCAGTCAAGGGTCGATTAAAATTGAGAACACTGATTTTACACGGATGCGGGAAAAACAATTAGCCGAGTTCCGCAAGCAGCATTTGGGATTTATTTTTCAAGAGTATAATTTACTAGATACTTTAACCGTTAAGGAAAATATTTTATTGCCATTATCCATCAAAAAGACGCCAAAAAAAGAAGCGGATCGTAAATTTCAAACGCTAGCTGCAGAACTGGGGATTGCCGAGTTAAAAGATAAGTATCCAAATGAAATCTCGGGCGGGCAGAAGCAGCGTACATCCGCAGCTCGTGCATTCATTCATGAACCGAGCATCATTTTCGCAGATGAACCAACAGGGGCACTCGATTCCAAAGCAGCCTCTGATTTATTAAATAAATTAAGTGACTTGAACGAAAAGCTTCGATCAACGATTATTATGGTAACACATGATCCGGTTGCCGCAAGCTATTCTTCTAGAGTCATTTTTATTAAAGATGGTCAAATTTATACGCAGTTAAATAAAGGCGACGAAACAAGGCAAACCTTTTTCAAGGATATTATGAAAACACAAAGTGTATTAGGCGGGGTTCATCATGAGCATTAA
- a CDS encoding sensor histidine kinase: protein MIRKYMNERRSWIILFLSLQALILVIAYLDASIPLQSIFYIVFLSFIIFILFLIIRYQKETSFYKELDMLGNGFDLISLEEARTPFEKITETQLTEQAKYYKESLSDLLISIEQEKDDLLGWIHEVKTPLTTMQLMVDRLEDERLKTQLNNEWLRIHLLLDQQLHQRRIPFIKNDLFIEVTALEPLLYKEIKDLKSWCMQKGIGFDISLQKPDALTDAKWLSFMVRQLLTNAVKYSKNSDILISSYEEDGQVKLAIQDAGRGIDPRDLPRIFDKGFTSTTSHHDNAATGMGLYLTKKAAASLAIEIEVQSTVGEGTTFTLTFPKKNAFVQITGM from the coding sequence ATGATTAGAAAATATATGAATGAAAGACGAAGCTGGATCATCCTCTTTCTTTCCCTGCAAGCCCTTATCCTGGTAATCGCTTACCTTGACGCCTCTATCCCATTACAATCGATTTTTTACATTGTTTTTTTGAGCTTTATTATTTTCATTCTTTTTTTGATAATACGTTATCAGAAAGAGACATCCTTTTATAAGGAATTAGATATGCTGGGTAATGGTTTTGATTTAATCAGCTTGGAGGAAGCGCGGACACCATTTGAAAAAATAACAGAAACACAACTAACCGAGCAAGCCAAGTACTACAAAGAATCGTTATCAGATCTGCTTATCAGTATCGAGCAGGAAAAGGATGATCTATTAGGTTGGATTCATGAGGTGAAAACACCATTAACGACAATGCAATTAATGGTGGACCGCCTGGAAGATGAACGGTTAAAAACGCAGTTAAATAATGAATGGCTACGAATTCACCTCCTGCTCGATCAGCAGCTCCATCAGCGTCGCATCCCTTTTATTAAAAATGATCTCTTCATCGAGGTCACTGCTTTGGAGCCGCTCCTATACAAAGAGATAAAGGATTTAAAATCATGGTGTATGCAAAAAGGAATTGGATTTGATATTTCCTTACAGAAACCTGACGCTCTGACCGATGCAAAATGGCTTTCATTTATGGTTAGGCAGCTGTTAACAAATGCTGTTAAGTACAGCAAAAACTCGGATATTCTTATTTCAAGCTATGAAGAAGATGGCCAAGTGAAGCTTGCAATTCAGGATGCTGGACGCGGAATTGACCCAAGAGACCTTCCACGGATTTTTGACAAAGGTTTTACCTCTACGACAAGTCACCATGACAATGCTGCAACTGGCATGGGACTTTATTTGACCAAAAAGGCAGCCGCCTCTTTAGCAATCGAAATCGAGGTACAATCAACAGTTGGGGAAGGCACGACCTTCACCTTAACGTTTCCCAAAAAGAACGCATTTGTACAAATAACAGGCATGTGA